The genome window ATTGCTTCGGGTCCACACGTTTCATTCGCTTCAAGAGACCGTCCCGTCCCGGACGCGAGATATCCGGCTCCTTCGGTCCGCTGTCCTGCCTGTCCGGAGAGGACTCTTTTTTTTCTTCCCTCCTCAGAGGATCATTCATATCCATGCGAATTGCTCCTTTTTTGAGTTCAACATTTTTTCGACATCGGCGGGGGTGATCACATGCGACAGATCCAGCTCATCGCCTTTTTTAAACTCCACCCCGGTCCAATGGATTTTTTCAATATTATCCAATTCATTCTGCACCACCAGGCCGCGAATCATGGCCCGTGTCCCGTCAGGCGGCTGGTGAATCGCTTCAGTCACCTCGGCTTCGGGAATCAATTGCAGAACATTTCCCTCCTGCTCCAATCCGCGATAGAGACCCCGGTCCGGGTCCAGGTTGTGATATTCCAGATCGAGGCTTTGTAGCCACGGGTCCTCCCACTCCAACTTTTCCGTCTCCACAAACTGGGTGAACAGTTTTTTCTTGATCGCCCAGTCGATACGGTCCGCCAGTTTCTCAGGGCTGTTTTCCAGTTGATCCAAAGTCCGGCGCCACTCGCTGATGATCCAGTCGGTTTCCTCACATTGACCTTGATAACATTTTTCTACGGCATCCAGGTAGAAATTCTGTATCTCCAGCGGCGTGATCGTCTGCCCGGAATCTCTCGCCAGCAATTCCTTGCCGGTTGTATCCAGAGACACCTTTTTAATAGCTTCCACCGGGTCTTGCAACGCCGGAGGCGCCGGTAATTTTTTCTCCCCGATCAACGTCAACACCAGCCGCGTCGTCCCCACCCTCAATGCCGTGGCATAGGCCGACATGTTGGCGTCACCCAAAATCAAATGCAGTCTCCGGTATTTTGCAGGCACCGCATGCGGCTCATCCCGCGTATTTACGATCGGACGCTGGGTCATGGTCTCGATACTCAGTAGACTTTCAATGAAGTCTGCGCGCTGGCTGAGTTGCAACCCGGTAAAATCCGGTCCGTGGCGATTTTCAGTTCCCACCTTGCCCGCTCCGGCAAAAAGCTGGCGCGTCACCAAAAAAGGCACGAGGCCCTGGACCCAGTCGTCAAACGGCAGGTCGCGGGGAATGAGAAAGTTGTCATGCGTTCCGTAACTGTGACCGCTGTAATCGGTGTTGTTCTTGAACAATTGCACGACATTTTGCCCAAGGTCCTGATTTCTAAGCCGCGCGCATTCCCCTACAATTCGCTCACCCGCCACATCATGCGCCACCAGTTGCAAGACGCCGTTGCACTCGGGCGTGGTGTATTCGGGATGGGTGTGGTCATTATAAAAACGCGCCCCGTTGCCCAGCACCCGGTCACACTTCATTTCCCAATAAGAGTAGGGCCGCTTCCTGTCTTCGGCGCAAAACGCGTCCTCTTCCTCATCCTGAGCAAGCGACCGGACCTGATAACCGCGTAGATCCAGATGCGAGTTTTCATGACGGTAAGACCAGGCCCGAAACACGCTGGGAACTTCGCAACGCTTGAGCAAGTGCATGGATTCTTCCACCGGGTCCGGGGATTCCGCATCTTCGCGGATGATTCCGTATTCGGTTTCGATCCCCATCAGGGGAACCAGGTCGCTCATATGATCGATCGTTTGATGGTGGTCTCAGCCTGACGGTCCGATTGATTCGGTTTTCGCACCCTGACGACGTTGCGAGATTCCATGTCCAAAAGCTGCAACCAGTCCTCAAGATTCGACTCGGCAGGCAGTAAAGTGCTTTCTGTGAATTCTGTTTCCAGGCAGGCTAATAAATCCTGCACCGTGATTCTGAGTTCTTCTCCTTTGATGGCCCGCTCGATGGCCCGTTCCTTGGTGCGTTTGACAATGCTTTCAATCACCGCACCGGAGATAAAATCTTTCCAATACAGTTTTTTGAACTCGCCGCTGCGCAGCGTCAAAACCAGAACTTCCTGTTCCGGGGTCCGTTGAAATAACTTATCCAAAAACGGTTCGGCCATATCTTCAAAGTTTTTATGTTCCCTGGGGAAGGTTTCCTTGAGATAGACTTTGAGAATCGCATTGCAATCCTTCCGATCCGGCCTGCCGACTTTGATCTTGCGGTCGATCCTTCCCGGACGCAGTATGGCGGGGTCGATGAGATCGGGCCTATTGGTGGCCAGAATGACGACCGTGTCCCGGAGCGACTGGATGCCGTCCATCTCGGCGCAGAACATGGGAACCAACGTATTAGAAATATTCAATCCACGACTGGCCTGCCTGGTTCCCAGCACCGATTCGGCTTCATCGATAAAGATGAAGGGAACCTGGCCTTTTTCCCGATAGTCGCGCGCCTTCTGAAAAATTTCGCGGATTTTTCTTTCCGATT of Nitrospinota bacterium contains these proteins:
- a CDS encoding proteasome accessory factor PafA2 family protein, encoding MSDLVPLMGIETEYGIIREDAESPDPVEESMHLLKRCEVPSVFRAWSYRHENSHLDLRGYQVRSLAQDEEEDAFCAEDRKRPYSYWEMKCDRVLGNGARFYNDHTHPEYTTPECNGVLQLVAHDVAGERIVGECARLRNQDLGQNVVQLFKNNTDYSGHSYGTHDNFLIPRDLPFDDWVQGLVPFLVTRQLFAGAGKVGTENRHGPDFTGLQLSQRADFIESLLSIETMTQRPIVNTRDEPHAVPAKYRRLHLILGDANMSAYATALRVGTTRLVLTLIGEKKLPAPPALQDPVEAIKKVSLDTTGKELLARDSGQTITPLEIQNFYLDAVEKCYQGQCEETDWIISEWRRTLDQLENSPEKLADRIDWAIKKKLFTQFVETEKLEWEDPWLQSLDLEYHNLDPDRGLYRGLEQEGNVLQLIPEAEVTEAIHQPPDGTRAMIRGLVVQNELDNIEKIHWTGVEFKKGDELDLSHVITPADVEKMLNSKKEQFAWI
- a CDS encoding ubiquitin-like protein UBact, encoding MDMNDPLRREEKKESSPDRQDSGPKEPDISRPGRDGLLKRMKRVDPKQSEKYKQRTGQ